The Gammaproteobacteria bacterium sequence GAGTGCGGTAGCGGACAGGCTTCGCTCCCCATCCTCTCGCCCTCCAGTTCGTTTTGGTCAGTGAATAGGCCGCATGGAAATGGAGCACGAGCGCCGCTGCGATCACGATGCGGAATAGCCAGAGGAAGACATTGTGGGGAAGGAACGGCTGAAGGATCGAGCGCAGCCACTCGGCGTACTCGTCGAGGTGGTAGACACCATCGGCAGCAGTGCCGAGGAAGATCTTCAGGTTCCCGATCATGTGGGCGAGGACATACGTCAGAAAGAGGATGCCCGTAACCGCCATGACCCACTTCTTTCCGACATCCGAGCCGTAGAACTCGCCGAAGAACGTCCGGTACTGTCTGGGCGTTCTCCTGCCCGTGCCTTGTTGGGTGGTCGTCACTACGAACCTCCTCAGCACAGTGGAATAGTGGTCGCGGCGAGGCTAGCACCGCGAGGCCTTGCCCCTCGATTCGAAGGGGTATCTATGGCGGGGTGGAACCGTCAGGAATCCCGGCACTTCGCGGCGGCCGGTCGATTCGGGGTTGACAGCGCGCGCGGGGTTTGATTACATGTATGTAATTACACGTTTGGCGCTTGGAGGGCGGTCTTGTACAGGAGTCTCATCGAGGCGCTCGCCGTCGAGGATCTGTCCTGGCAGGACTACTCGAACTGCAGAGGGGGTGACGCGAACCTCTTCTTTCCCGAGCGCGGCGCGTCGACCCGAAAGGCCAAGGCCATCTGCAGTGCCTGTGAGGTTCGTATCGATTGCCTCGAGTTCGCTATCCAGCAGAGCGAGAAGTTCGGCATCTGGGGCGGCCTCTCCGAACGCGAGCGGCGGCGCATCCGCAAGGAACGCGCGGCGAAGATACGCAGAGTCTCCTAAACGGAGCGCTTCGCGGCGGTAGCATGGATGCCATTCAGAGGTGAGGAGATGCGGTGGAAGACCTTGGGTTCGTTGGTGTGCTGCTCCTGGTCGTGGCGATCTTGCTCGCGATCGTGGGCACGGTGCTGAGTCGCAGGACGAAGGCCCTCAAGGAACAGCTCAAGGTGGGCGATTCTCTTGCACCCGAACTCGATCTCGAACAGCCTCGTCCCAGGGTCATGGCGTTCCATGTGCGCGGAGACGAAGCCCAAGTCACGTTTGATGTCCCCCTGCCTCCAGGTGAACCGGACCCGGTCCTTGTCGAGCTCCTTCTGTCCGAAGCCGTGGAGGTCGTCCACGACAAGCAGCATTCGCTACCCATCGACGAGGTCACCAAGGTCGTCGTGTTCGCAGGACGCGGAGAAGAGCCGCGCAGAATCGAAGAGCTGTCACTCGCCGAGCCTGGGTTGCTGCCGCCGCTGTCGGTGACGCCGCGGCTGCATTTCGCGAGCATCGGCTTCGATGCGTTCGACCGACAGTTCGAGGAGGAGCCGGCCGGCACACCTCCGGAACTCGTAACGGTCACGGCAAGCGAGACGCTCAAGCCGATCGGTGAGGAGTTGCGGATCCCGAAGGCTCTCGAGATCGGCCTTCGCGCCCAAGGCATCGATCCGGGTTCGATGACCGCCGCCGACATGGTCCGGGGCATACTGCGCCTGTTCGGATACTCCATTTCTCCCGGTGCGGATCCGTCCGTGTACACGGCCACGAAGGCGGGGACGACGACGTACGTACGCGAGGACGTGTACCGGCCCGGCGACTACCCCGAACTTGACGAAGGAACGATCCGCTCGTTCATGGTCGGCTTCCTGGATGCCCGCGCCGACCGGGGCTTGCTCGTCAGTGCCAAGTTCGCTCCCTTCAGCATCCACAACCAGGAGCAGCGAGAACCGAGGGTGCGATTCGTGACCCGGGAACGGCTCCAGAAATTCATCGATTCGTTCTCTCTGGATTGACCATGCGCTTCGGCGTCGCGATCTCCGGGGTTCCCGATCCGGTGTTCCCGGAGGAGGTGGCCGGGCTCGAGAAGGCCGGTTTCGGAAGTCTCTGGTTCGGGCTGGACGGGGCCGACTGGGACCCGATCGTCCTGGCGTCTGCTACCGCGATGGCGACCACCGGTGCCGAACTCGTCGTCGCTCTTGCCGCTCCGACCCCTGTGACCGCCAAGTCCGTCGCGTCCCTCGACGCGCTCTGCGGGGGAAGGAGCCGGATCCTGGTCGAGACTGCCGGTGATGCCGCGCTCATGCGAGCCATGCTCGGTGGTGATCTCGTCGGCTACGACGGTGCTCGCTTCCGGGTCGTGGACGCTCCGGTGCTACCGGCACCGGTGCAAGAACAGGTCCCGATCTGGACGCGGGTGGCCGACTTGGCGGGCAGGGTCGACGGGTGGTTGGCGACTGGCGTCGAGGCGTACGAGGCCCGGGCGGGAACGGTCGATCAAGCGTGTCGTGACGTCGGAAAGGACCCTGCGCTGCTGCGACGAGCCGTGCTGGTCGATGCCCGAGGCAGAAGGGTTACCGCCGCTCTGTTCTCGGTGACGTCGGGTGAGTTGGTCCGGCGACTACGCGGGGTCGACGAGGTCGTTCTTCAGCTGGACCGGCAGTCTTGGCGAGTCGCAGGCGAGGTCGCGTCCCAGATCCAGTAGGATCAGATCCTGACACGGAAGGTGAAGACATGTTCGGAGGAAGACTCGGCGGCGGTGAGTTGATCATCATCCTCGTTGTCCTATTGCTCCTCTTCGGAGCCCGCAAACTGCCGGACCTCGCTCGTTCGCTGGGCGCCTCCGCCAAGGAATTCCGCCGGGGCCTCGATGAGGGTGCCTCGGAGGAACCCGAGGGCGACTCCGACGAAGACTCCTAAGAAGGTCTTGGAGGAGCGGATGGTGCGGGCTGTCCGGTGTCTCGTCGTCTACAGGTGCTCCAGGGCGATCTCATAGTCGGTGACGTCCCGAGTGACACCAAGGCTGCCGGAGGCGATGATCTCTCGAACGACGCCGTCGGCATCGAGAACGTAGGTGGTGCGAGTGGCGCACCCGAGGTTCTCATCGAAGCATCCATATTCGGTTGCGACGGCACCGTGCGGCCAGAAGTCCGACAGGATGGGGAAACCGTAGCCTTGCTCCTCGGCCCAGTGCTTGTGGACATGACGGGTGTCGCAGGTGATGGCCACGACGTTGGCGTCGACCTCGTTGAAGTCGGTGAGATGGTCCCGGATGGCGCACAGTTCGGCTTCGCAGTTCCCCGTGAACGGGAAGGGGATGAACACGACGAGCGTCTTGCGACCCCGCAGTGACTCCAGGGTGACCTCGTTGTTGTCCTGATCCTTGAGGGTGAATGATGGGGCAGGCTGTCCGATGGTTGCCGGCATGGTGATCTCCCTTCTTGCGAACGCTACCCCATACCTGTGAACCCTGGGCTCAGGGGTACCCCTGGGGTACCTACGAGCCCTGGGTTCAGAGTTCTTCGGCGGGGAGCAGGACTCGGGCCGCCCATCCGACCGGATCGGTGAGCTCGGCCAAACTCGGCAAGTTCGCCGGCTGTTCCCAAAGCGTCGCAAGTGCGTCTTCACCCCAGCGGCGGGCGACTTCGTCGCAGAAGCTCGCCGTGCCGATCTTCTCGTTCGGTCGCAACTCGAGACCAAGCAGCGCGGTGAGGACCTGCTCTCCCTGGGCGGGCTCGGATCGGCGGCGGTTGAGCGCCTCCCGCATCCGGGCGAGGTCCGGCAGCAGCCGCGCCGCTGCCCTGTCCACCAGGTACTCCGCGTAGCCATCGATGATTGCCACGAACGCCTGGAGTGCCTCGAGGTCGGGTTGCTGCTCCGGGGTGGTGAGCAGGCCCGAGAACCCGCCGGACTCGCCGACGAGCTGTTCGAACTGCTCGGGGTCCTGGAAGCCCTGGAGGCGCCCTGCAAGTGCCTCGGGGTCGAGTTCGAGGCCGTCGAGATACCGCTCGACGAGTTCGAGGAAGTGAGGCCGTACCCACGGTCTCGAGAAGAGAGTGGCGTGAACGAGCTCGCGCAGGGCAACCCACAGCCGCACCTGCCGGCGGTCGAGACCGTTCTCGGTGGCAAACGCCTCCACGTTCGGAACGATGAGCGAGATGTCCGTCGCCTCCACACTCGGGAGGCCGATGTCGAAATGACCGAGCGTCCGATGGCTGAGAAAACCGATCATGATGCCCATCTGCAGACCCAACAGTGCCGGACCGAGCATGGCGAGAGCGCCGGGCATGGGCCCCTCTGCGAACTTCGGCGCGATCCGCTCGATCAGATACCGAAAACTCATCAGATGCGAATCCGCCCAGCCGCGCCGATCCGCCGGGATCACGTTGGAGAACGCTCCCGGGTCCAGAGGAGTCTCTTCGGCGATCTGTAGTTGGGCGAGACGGCTCAGATCCTGGTACTCCTCCGCCATCCACGGCTCGATCGGTTCCCTGCCGCCCGCGAGATGGCCGGTGAGTTCGGCCGCCAGCTTCCAGTTCACCGGTCCCGGCTGGTTGAACAGGTCGAACAGCTGTGAGAAGAGGTCCTCGTTCATGGCCGTTGACCGAGTACCGCGTCGACTTCGATCGGAATCCCGTCGTGCAACAGCGAGAGCGTGACCGTCTGCCCCGCCCGGCGTGTGCGGAGCAGAGCGATGAGGTCTGCGACACCGATGACACTGGTGCCGTCGATGGCGGTGATGATGTCTCCGACTTGGGTTCCGGTGTCCTGGATGCCGGTGGTTCCTTCGAACGCGACGATTCGGGCGCCTTCAGGGACCTGGGCTCTCCCGATGTCTTTGAATGCCGGTTCCACCTGCACACCGATGAACGCGTGGTGTACGACACCGTCGCGAATGAGATCGTTTGCGACACCTTGCACGATGCCGACCGGCACCGCGAAGCCGAGACCTTCCGCGCCCACATCACTGAGGCCGATGGCGGTCGTGATACCGACGAGCCTTCCGTTTGCATCGAGAAGAGCACCGCCGCTGGATCCGCGGGTGATCGGAGCATCTGTCTGGAGGAGGCCGAAGAGTGTCTCGTCCGCGGTGACCTGCAGCCTGCGGTCGATGGCCGAGATGATGCCGGAAGTCACCGATGGCCCTCCGTGGAGGCCGAGCGGGTTGCCGATGGCAATTGCGAGATCACCGATGTGATAGCTGGACGGGTTCGCGAGTTGCAGTGGAGTGAGATCGGGTGCATCGATCGAGATCACCGCCAGGTCGGTCACCGGGTCTGTGCCAACCACGGTGGCTTGGTAGATGCGACCATCGGAGAGCACCGCCCTCACGAAGCCGGCGTCTTTGAGCACGTGGTTGTTCGTGAGGATGAATCCGTCGGCCGTGTACACGACCCCTGAACCGCTCGCCGAGGCGAGAGCGGTACGGCCGTTGCCCTTGCCGACCTCGACTGTGACGATCGAAGGAATCGCCTTGTCGGCAATGGCTGCGATGGCCATCGAAGGCAAGGATGCCTGCGCCGGGGAGACCGAAGGGAGTGTTGTCGAGGTCGATATCGTCGATGTCTCCTGAGGCGGGAGAACATCGGTCGCGAAGAGGGCCGCCACGGTGAGGATCGCTCCGAGGACGCCGCCGACGAGCGCCGCGGGAAGGACGTTGCGGCGGCGCGCGACAGGGGCCCGGCCCGGCTGCTCGGGCGGCAGGGGCGGCAGGGGCGGAGCAACTCTCGGATCTCCGTCTCGCGGGGCGGTACGATCACTCATGGGAGCCTGATTGTATGACTGGAAAACACGTACGAGTGCGGGTCCGGCTCGACCCGATCGACTGTGGCGAGTTGATGGCCTTCGTCGCTTCGCCGTCGGCAGGCGCTTCGGTCCTGTTCATTGGCACCGTTCGAGACCACTCCGAGGGGAGGACGGGTGTCACACATCTCGAATACGAAGCGTACGCCGAACGGGTCGAGGGTGTGATCATGACGATCGTCGAGGAGGCCGGGGACCATTGGGACGTGCTCGGGGTCGCCGTCGATCACCGCACAGGCGTCGTCAATCTCGGGGAGGTGTCGGTGGCGGTTGCCGTCTCTTCGGCCCATCGCTCCCAGGCGTTCGAGGCTGCCCGGTACATCATCGACGAGCTGAAGATCCGGGCTCCGATCTGGAAGAAGGAGTTCTGGTCGGGTGGCACCGAGTGGGCCCGCGGGTCCTGAGTACCGGCTGGATGCTGGTCGCCGAGAAGTGAGCTCCGCGAGCCGGTATGCTCCTCACCCGATGAATGTGCTCCTCCTCGGCAAAGGCGGCCGTGAACACGCCATCGGTTGGAAACTGTCCCAGAGTTCTCATCTGCGGCGGCTGATCTCGCTTCCCGGAAACCCAGGTCTCGCTCGACTCGGGGATGTGAAAACCGGCGTCGACCCTTCTGATCCGGCGGGAGTGACGGCGTTTGCCCGATCGGCAAAGATCGACCTCGTCGTCGTCGGGCCGGAAGCACCACTGGCCGCAGGGGTCGCCGACGCTCTCAGAGCGGCCGGCGTTGCGGTGTTCGGTCCAGATCGTGCTGCCGCCC is a genomic window containing:
- the tatA gene encoding twin-arginine translocase TatA/TatE family subunit, whose protein sequence is MFGGRLGGGELIIILVVLLLLFGARKLPDLARSLGASAKEFRRGLDEGASEEPEGDSDEDS
- a CDS encoding molybdenum cofactor biosynthesis protein MoaE, giving the protein MTGKHVRVRVRLDPIDCGELMAFVASPSAGASVLFIGTVRDHSEGRTGVTHLEYEAYAERVEGVIMTIVEEAGDHWDVLGVAVDHRTGVVNLGEVSVAVAVSSAHRSQAFEAARYIIDELKIRAPIWKKEFWSGGTEWARGS
- a CDS encoding PDZ domain-containing protein, which translates into the protein MSDRTAPRDGDPRVAPPLPPLPPEQPGRAPVARRRNVLPAALVGGVLGAILTVAALFATDVLPPQETSTISTSTTLPSVSPAQASLPSMAIAAIADKAIPSIVTVEVGKGNGRTALASASGSGVVYTADGFILTNNHVLKDAGFVRAVLSDGRIYQATVVGTDPVTDLAVISIDAPDLTPLQLANPSSYHIGDLAIAIGNPLGLHGGPSVTSGIISAIDRRLQVTADETLFGLLQTDAPITRGSSGGALLDANGRLVGITTAIGLSDVGAEGLGFAVPVGIVQGVANDLIRDGVVHHAFIGVQVEPAFKDIGRAQVPEGARIVAFEGTTGIQDTGTQVGDIITAIDGTSVIGVADLIALLRTRRAGQTVTLSLLHDGIPIEVDAVLGQRP
- a CDS encoding LLM class flavin-dependent oxidoreductase; translation: MRFGVAISGVPDPVFPEEVAGLEKAGFGSLWFGLDGADWDPIVLASATAMATTGAELVVALAAPTPVTAKSVASLDALCGGRSRILVETAGDAALMRAMLGGDLVGYDGARFRVVDAPVLPAPVQEQVPIWTRVADLAGRVDGWLATGVEAYEARAGTVDQACRDVGKDPALLRRAVLVDARGRRVTAALFSVTSGELVRRLRGVDEVVLQLDRQSWRVAGEVASQIQ
- a CDS encoding succinate dehydrogenase, yielding MTTTQQGTGRRTPRQYRTFFGEFYGSDVGKKWVMAVTGILFLTYVLAHMIGNLKIFLGTAADGVYHLDEYAEWLRSILQPFLPHNVFLWLFRIVIAAALVLHFHAAYSLTKTNWRARGWGAKPVRYRTPREYLVADYASRTMRWSGVIILMFIVWHLMDLTWGNVNPEFVSGAVYDNVVASFSRWPVATFYIVANILLGFHIYHGAWSLFQSLGWNNPRFNPWRRWFATAFASVIVIGNVSIPLAVLTHVVA
- a CDS encoding WhiB family transcriptional regulator, with the protein product MYRSLIEALAVEDLSWQDYSNCRGGDANLFFPERGASTRKAKAICSACEVRIDCLEFAIQQSEKFGIWGGLSERERRRIRKERAAKIRRVS
- a CDS encoding redoxin domain-containing protein; protein product: MPATIGQPAPSFTLKDQDNNEVTLESLRGRKTLVVFIPFPFTGNCEAELCAIRDHLTDFNEVDANVVAITCDTRHVHKHWAEEQGYGFPILSDFWPHGAVATEYGCFDENLGCATRTTYVLDADGVVREIIASGSLGVTRDVTDYEIALEHL